One Bacillus sp. FJAT-52991 genomic region harbors:
- a CDS encoding helix-turn-helix transcriptional regulator produces MRAKSNLKELLDERKITIRQFSDMTGLPFETLRRLYNDTTKQYQRNTIGVICKTLNVGIGDLLILVDNDEE; encoded by the coding sequence ATGCGCGCAAAATCAAATTTAAAAGAGTTATTGGATGAGAGAAAAATAACAATTAGACAGTTTTCGGATATGACGGGGCTACCGTTTGAAACACTACGACGTCTGTATAACGACACAACAAAGCAGTACCAACGGAACACAATCGGAGTTATTTGTAAGACATTAAACGTAGGAATTGGTGATTTACTTATACTCGTAGACAATGACGAAGAATAA
- a CDS encoding ParB N-terminal domain-containing protein codes for MDIIEVIHVRVADFQVWPEMAAETFEQLVTDIRANGVLYPIILDADFTVIDGHHRLKAAKQVGLERIPCIVRQNLSADQKLEIAHKANATTRTLTAAVKKARAIELRKQGKSFRQIAEWLGVGKSTVDRWIKSFEQGVPPGTKKPKRTTETVKGSDGKEYPSQKPKTTQQEFVESLQRRISELESSEYALKTELRAVRLSIRELGAESKRKDSEIARLRRELEAEKINNRFSDWFGGGGDNGLEVFASMVGLNDDATVEQIDRAFRRARAKAHPDNTKGDDWLSKRYNTSYDMFKRLYRVS; via the coding sequence ATGGACATAATCGAAGTAATCCACGTTCGTGTAGCTGATTTTCAAGTATGGCCGGAAATGGCCGCCGAAACATTTGAGCAGTTGGTTACTGATATAAGGGCCAACGGCGTTCTTTATCCGATTATACTAGACGCAGATTTTACAGTTATTGACGGTCATCACCGGCTAAAAGCTGCCAAACAGGTGGGTCTTGAGCGAATCCCTTGTATCGTGCGCCAGAACCTATCAGCCGACCAAAAACTCGAAATAGCACATAAAGCAAATGCAACGACTCGCACATTAACCGCGGCCGTCAAGAAGGCCCGTGCCATTGAATTACGTAAACAAGGTAAGTCATTCCGTCAGATAGCGGAGTGGCTTGGTGTTGGCAAATCTACTGTTGATCGCTGGATAAAGTCGTTTGAGCAAGGTGTCCCGCCTGGGACGAAAAAGCCGAAACGAACGACCGAAACTGTCAAAGGTAGCGATGGTAAGGAATATCCGTCCCAAAAACCAAAAACGACGCAGCAGGAGTTCGTTGAATCGTTACAGCGCAGAATATCCGAACTAGAAAGTAGCGAATACGCTTTAAAGACGGAACTAAGAGCGGTTAGGCTTTCAATTAGAGAGCTAGGCGCTGAATCGAAGAGAAAAGATTCCGAGATTGCTAGGTTACGGCGTGAATTAGAAGCGGAGAAGATAAATAATAGGTTTTCGGATTGGTTTGGAGGTGGGGGTGATAACGGGCTAGAAGTTTTCGCGTCGATGGTTGGCTTGAACGACGATGCTACGGTAGAGCAAATAGATCGTGCTTTTCGTAGAGCTAGGGCCAAAGCACATCCAGACAATACAAAAGGCGATGATTGGTTATCGAAGCGATATAACACAAGCTACGATATGTTTAAACGTCTTTACCGCGTGAGCTAA
- a CDS encoding helix-turn-helix transcriptional regulator: MDAQTFRNVRLYLGYDQSEFAKLLGVRNTYVSMMENGTKPVSDAVRMKIARQFTLGRDFVDAVEAFSFLGSLSEK, encoded by the coding sequence GTGGACGCTCAAACGTTTCGTAATGTTCGCTTGTACCTAGGCTATGATCAAAGTGAGTTTGCGAAGTTACTAGGCGTCAGAAACACCTACGTGTCAATGATGGAAAATGGGACTAAGCCAGTCAGCGATGCCGTGCGAATGAAGATTGCTAGGCAATTTACGTTAGGTCGTGATTTTGTGGATGCGGTTGAAGCTTTCTCTTTTTTGGGGAGTTTATCAGAAAAATAA
- a CDS encoding DUF5309 family protein has translation MTLIYNQDLIGKKQSVVDEILLLNPNQTPMINLLGFSEPVTATTHVWYEDEVFATKSTVTTAAAADVTELVVADVEAFRGDIVVKVDEELMLVQSVDPAAKKITVVRGYSGTTPVAIKANTEIEVLFVRGEEGAEARQARYKQRQRAENYTQIFDESVEVSGTAETVAQYGISNLYEYEKAKKELELALQLEKAVINGIMFDDGKVRQMRGIRNFIQTNVTDAANADITIQMLNDISQAVYSKGGFASGGQYAFVVPAKQKRKISDLQNDKLRLVQSETARGQVVDYIVNDFGKFQVVMNDNLKSDELLFIDTNRIKIRPLGDRAFHHKLLGVTGDRTQGMLVGEYSLELTQEKAHARIKGLA, from the coding sequence ATGACATTAATCTATAACCAAGACCTAATCGGAAAGAAACAATCGGTAGTTGACGAAATCTTACTCTTAAATCCTAATCAGACGCCAATGATTAACTTGCTCGGCTTTAGCGAACCAGTCACGGCAACAACCCACGTATGGTACGAAGATGAAGTCTTTGCTACCAAGTCCACAGTAACAACAGCGGCAGCAGCCGACGTAACAGAATTAGTAGTCGCGGATGTCGAAGCCTTTCGAGGTGATATCGTTGTAAAAGTCGATGAAGAATTGATGCTTGTTCAGTCGGTTGATCCGGCAGCTAAAAAGATCACAGTCGTTCGCGGCTACTCGGGAACGACGCCAGTAGCCATTAAAGCCAATACGGAAATTGAGGTCTTATTCGTACGCGGCGAAGAAGGCGCCGAAGCCCGTCAAGCACGCTACAAACAGCGTCAGCGTGCAGAAAACTATACGCAAATCTTCGATGAAAGCGTCGAAGTATCAGGCACGGCTGAAACGGTAGCGCAATATGGAATCAGCAATCTGTATGAGTACGAGAAGGCGAAGAAAGAATTAGAACTTGCGCTTCAACTTGAAAAAGCCGTAATCAACGGGATTATGTTCGATGATGGCAAGGTTCGTCAAATGCGCGGTATCCGTAACTTCATCCAAACGAACGTTACAGACGCGGCTAATGCGGATATTACGATCCAAATGCTGAACGACATTTCACAGGCGGTTTATTCAAAGGGTGGCTTTGCAAGCGGCGGCCAATATGCGTTCGTGGTGCCGGCCAAGCAAAAGCGTAAAATCAGCGACCTGCAAAACGATAAACTTCGCCTTGTTCAATCCGAAACAGCACGCGGGCAAGTAGTCGATTATATCGTCAATGACTTTGGAAAATTCCAGGTCGTGATGAACGACAACTTAAAGTCGGACGAGTTGTTATTTATCGACACAAACCGTATTAAGATTCGACCACTTGGCGACCGTGCGTTTCACCACAAATTGCTCGGAGTAACCGGAGATCGAACACAAGGTATGCTTGTTGGCGAGTATTCGCTTGAATTAACGCAAGAAAAAGCACATGCACGCATTAAAGGACTAGCTTAA
- a CDS encoding phBC6A51 family helix-turn-helix protein yields the protein MKLSKRRLNEKQIAAITILAQPKRAGMTYDDVAKEVGVARSTVFEWKKQDLFCEELKKEIVRNTIDRLPEVMEAVPDIIIRDGNAAMLRTLLQAHGLLTDKVAVEQKSEAGSVDLDAMRADIKRMRSGK from the coding sequence ATGAAATTGAGTAAACGAAGACTAAACGAGAAGCAGATCGCAGCAATCACGATTTTAGCGCAACCCAAGCGCGCCGGCATGACCTATGACGATGTAGCTAAAGAGGTTGGCGTCGCACGCTCAACTGTTTTCGAGTGGAAAAAGCAGGACTTGTTTTGCGAGGAGCTAAAAAAGGAAATCGTTCGCAACACAATCGACCGGTTGCCGGAAGTAATGGAAGCTGTGCCGGACATTATTATTCGCGACGGGAACGCGGCAATGCTTCGAACGCTTCTACAAGCTCACGGGCTATTGACAGACAAAGTGGCCGTTGAGCAAAAAAGTGAAGCAGGCAGCGTCGATTTAGATGCGATGCGTGCGGATATCAAGCGTATGAGGAGCGGTAAGTAA
- a CDS encoding site-specific integrase: MPNQKSKTSNNRLSDIKLLKDRKKVVETFTNEQLQTLFNQPNLRSFVGVRNYTFMLLLLETGVRVSELEGVCVQDILWNESKLHIRNTKTYKERIVPIQLKMKNQLQKYIQIRGVMETDAFFVLYLWIS, encoded by the coding sequence TTGCCAAATCAGAAATCTAAGACCTCAAACAATCGACTTAGTGATATTAAATTACTCAAAGATCGCAAAAAGGTTGTTGAAACCTTTACCAATGAACAGCTACAAACACTTTTTAATCAGCCAAATTTGCGTTCGTTTGTTGGGGTAAGGAATTATACATTCATGCTTTTACTACTTGAAACAGGCGTGCGTGTGAGCGAATTAGAAGGAGTTTGTGTTCAAGATATTTTGTGGAATGAATCTAAACTTCATATAAGGAATACAAAAACCTATAAAGAGCGGATCGTGCCTATTCAGTTAAAGATGAAAAACCAATTACAGAAGTATATTCAAATACGAGGAGTAATGGAAACAGATGCTTTTTTTGTATTGTACTTATGGATTAGTTAA
- a CDS encoding PaaI family thioesterase — protein sequence MFIKQPFDEFLGFEYKKIDDNNLQISLPVQDLFLNSAGVVHGGVISSLADVAMSNLIPANENGIQQVLTVDLNVSFLKPATGSHLIANAQIEKQGRSLIHTECSIFNDKQELVAKSKAILFHKP from the coding sequence ATGTTTATAAAACAGCCATTTGACGAATTTTTAGGTTTTGAATACAAAAAGATTGATGATAATAATTTGCAAATTAGCTTGCCAGTCCAAGACCTTTTCTTAAATAGTGCCGGTGTTGTACATGGAGGCGTCATTTCTTCATTAGCTGATGTTGCCATGTCAAACTTGATTCCAGCAAATGAAAACGGTATACAACAAGTGCTAACCGTTGATTTAAATGTTTCTTTTTTGAAACCAGCTACTGGATCACACTTAATTGCAAATGCACAAATTGAAAAACAAGGTAGAAGCTTAATTCACACAGAGTGCTCAATTTTTAACGATAAACAAGAACTTGTTGCAAAATCTAAAGCCATCTTATTTCATAAACCTTGA
- the queG gene encoding tRNA epoxyqueuosine(34) reductase QueG, whose amino-acid sequence MNYDVLKQEIIAYSREIGIDKIGFASAAPFLELKDRLVRQQELNYASGFEEKDIEKRVEPAKIFDQPRSIIAIALAYPSKMKEVVKGKRGERRGVFCRASWGEDYHTVLRDRLSQLEAFISSKVPEARFRSMVDTGELVDRAVAERAGIGWSGKNCSIITPDFGSYVYLGEMITNLPFEPDEPIEERCGTCTKCIDACPTGALVQGGQLNSSRCIAFLTQTKDFMPEEFRDHLGNRLYGCDTCQAVCPENKGMDFHFHEEMEPSSEEVKPLLEPLLQIGNKKFKERFGYMSGSWRGKKPIQRNAIIALAHFKETSALPSLIQVLKEDVRPVMRGTAAWAIAKIGGLEAKEALLKAKEKETDPEVRKEIDQGLASLNQ is encoded by the coding sequence ATGAACTATGATGTATTAAAGCAAGAGATTATTGCTTATAGCCGGGAAATCGGTATAGATAAAATTGGTTTTGCTTCTGCTGCCCCGTTTCTAGAATTGAAGGATCGATTAGTGCGTCAGCAGGAATTGAATTATGCTTCTGGGTTTGAGGAGAAGGATATTGAAAAGCGAGTGGAGCCTGCTAAAATTTTTGATCAGCCTCGTTCGATTATTGCGATTGCTTTAGCTTATCCTTCTAAAATGAAGGAGGTTGTGAAGGGGAAAAGAGGAGAGAGGCGAGGAGTGTTTTGTCGAGCTTCTTGGGGAGAGGATTATCATACAGTTCTTCGAGATCGATTGAGTCAATTGGAAGCTTTTATCTCATCTAAAGTGCCTGAAGCTCGCTTTCGTTCGATGGTTGATACGGGAGAGTTAGTAGATCGAGCTGTGGCTGAACGAGCAGGAATCGGGTGGAGCGGAAAGAATTGCTCGATTATTACTCCTGATTTTGGTTCGTATGTGTATTTAGGAGAGATGATTACGAACTTGCCATTTGAGCCAGATGAACCAATAGAAGAGCGTTGCGGGACTTGTACGAAATGTATAGATGCTTGTCCGACAGGTGCATTAGTGCAAGGTGGACAGCTGAATTCGAGCCGTTGCATTGCGTTTTTAACGCAAACGAAGGATTTCATGCCAGAGGAGTTCCGGGATCATTTAGGGAATCGTTTGTACGGCTGCGATACGTGTCAGGCGGTTTGTCCGGAAAATAAAGGAATGGATTTTCATTTTCATGAGGAAATGGAGCCTTCAAGTGAGGAAGTAAAGCCACTGCTTGAGCCATTACTTCAAATAGGTAATAAAAAGTTTAAAGAGCGTTTCGGTTATATGTCTGGTTCATGGCGAGGAAAAAAGCCGATACAGCGAAATGCCATTATTGCTTTAGCCCATTTTAAAGAAACATCTGCCTTGCCTAGTTTAATTCAAGTGTTGAAGGAAGATGTACGCCCAGTGATGAGAGGAACAGCAGCTTGGGCCATTGCTAAAATAGGAGGGCTGGAGGCGAAAGAAGCTCTCTTAAAGGCAAAGGAAAAAGAAACAGATCCGGAAGTTAGGAAAGAAATTGATCAAGGATTAGCTTCATTGAATCAATAA
- a CDS encoding amidase domain-containing protein: MYQQLQQRLEQRLNQLLDDNISCVDEKILRKKQLLQIRYCQLLKAKASAKILFEDQNEIRYKVHLKYLMKQKDYLYLEEEVEHRVAAKYKQEIVDDREQLLLSEVIPVDKLVLGDRYEEERATPFHYDRMQAVQYAERWWNSHNPAYPKFSVDCTNYISQCLRAGGSPMRGQPHKNKGWWVGGKMWSYSWSVAHALRWFLPSSQIGLRATEVSSPDQLQPGDVICIDFQGDGRFDHTVFVIAQDRQGMPLVNAHTANSRMRYWSYEDSTAYTKNIKYKFMKIQDDHT; this comes from the coding sequence ATGTATCAACAGCTTCAACAAAGATTAGAACAGCGCTTGAATCAACTTTTAGACGATAACATTTCTTGTGTGGATGAAAAGATTTTACGAAAGAAGCAGTTGTTACAAATAAGATATTGTCAGCTTTTAAAAGCAAAAGCATCAGCAAAGATATTGTTTGAAGATCAGAATGAAATTCGATATAAAGTTCATTTAAAATATTTAATGAAGCAAAAGGATTATTTATATCTTGAAGAAGAAGTCGAGCATCGAGTGGCAGCAAAGTATAAACAAGAGATTGTAGACGATCGGGAACAGTTGCTTCTTTCTGAAGTGATCCCTGTAGACAAATTAGTGCTAGGTGATCGATACGAGGAGGAAAGGGCGACACCTTTTCACTATGATCGAATGCAAGCTGTACAATATGCGGAGCGTTGGTGGAATAGTCATAATCCAGCTTATCCGAAATTTTCTGTTGACTGTACTAATTATATTTCCCAATGTTTACGGGCAGGAGGCTCCCCTATGCGGGGGCAACCTCATAAAAATAAGGGCTGGTGGGTTGGTGGAAAAATGTGGAGTTATAGCTGGTCTGTTGCTCACGCTCTACGATGGTTTTTACCTTCATCTCAAATTGGTTTACGAGCAACGGAAGTAAGCAGTCCAGATCAGCTTCAGCCAGGTGATGTGATTTGTATTGATTTTCAAGGGGATGGACGGTTTGATCATACAGTATTCGTCATAGCTCAAGATCGTCAAGGAATGCCGCTTGTCAACGCACATACAGCCAATAGCCGAATGCGTTATTGGAGTTATGAAGATTCAACCGCTTATACAAAAAATATTAAATATAAATTTATGAAGATCCAAGATGATCACACTTAA
- the trmL gene encoding tRNA (uridine(34)/cytosine(34)/5-carboxymethylaminomethyluridine(34)-2'-O)-methyltransferase TrmL — MSINVVLYQPEIPANTGNIARTCAATDTTLHLIRPLGFSTDDKMLRRAGLDYWQFVTVVYYDSLEEFFEKNANGEFYYLTKFGEKHHASFDYSDQEKDHFFIFGKETTGLPKDIIEANKERCLRIPMNENVRSLNLSNTAAILVYEALRQQQFLHLK, encoded by the coding sequence TTGTCTATTAATGTCGTGCTATACCAACCTGAAATTCCAGCGAACACAGGCAATATTGCCAGAACTTGTGCAGCTACTGATACAACGCTTCATTTAATCCGACCGCTTGGATTTTCTACGGATGATAAAATGCTAAGGAGAGCAGGGCTTGATTATTGGCAGTTTGTTACAGTTGTTTATTATGACTCGCTAGAAGAGTTTTTTGAGAAAAATGCGAACGGAGAGTTTTACTATTTAACGAAGTTCGGTGAAAAACACCATGCTTCTTTCGATTATAGCGATCAGGAAAAAGATCACTTTTTCATTTTTGGAAAAGAGACAACGGGCTTGCCGAAGGATATCATTGAGGCAAATAAAGAACGTTGTTTACGCATTCCGATGAATGAAAATGTCCGTTCACTAAACTTATCGAATACGGCGGCTATTCTTGTATATGAAGCCCTTCGACAGCAACAATTTTTACATTTAAAATAA
- a CDS encoding PrkA family serine protein kinase encodes MDILKKIEQYREEEEQLKWEGTFEEYLNIIREQPWVAQSAHSRVFHMIKDQGVEEENDIKQYSFFSNELYGLEEALERLVEEYFHPAAKRLDVRKRILLLMGPVSGGKSTLVAMLKKGLETYSRTDRGAVYAIKGCPMHEDPLHLIPKHLREDFFEEFGIRVEGSLSPLNTMRLQEEYGGRIEDVLVERIFFSEDKRVGVGTFSPSDPKSQDIADLTGSIDFSTIAEYGSESDPRAYRFDGELNKANRGLMEFQEMLKCDEKFLWHLLSLTQEGNFKAGRFALISADEMIVAHTNETEYRSFISNKKNEALHSRIIVMPIPYNLRLSQEERIYEKMIRESDVADVHIAPHTLKVAAMFTILTRLKEPKRGDIDLIKKMRLYDGESVEGFNTADVEQLKKEYQDEGMSGIDPRYVINRISSTIIRKEVPSINALDVLRSLKEGLDQHPSITNELREKYLNFISVARKEYDNIAKKEVQKAFVYSYEESAKTLMDNYLDNVEAYCNKSKLHDQLTGEEISPDEKLMRSIEEQIGISENAKKAFREEILIRISAFARKGKRFDYHSHDRLREAIQKKLFADLKDIVKITTSTKTPDEQQLKKINEVVARLIDDHGYNSVSANDLLRYVGSLLNR; translated from the coding sequence ATGGATATTTTAAAGAAAATTGAACAATATCGAGAAGAAGAAGAGCAGCTAAAGTGGGAAGGCACTTTTGAAGAATATTTAAATATTATCAGAGAACAGCCATGGGTTGCCCAATCCGCTCATTCGCGAGTATTTCATATGATTAAAGATCAAGGTGTAGAAGAAGAGAATGACATAAAACAATACAGCTTTTTTAGTAATGAATTGTATGGATTAGAGGAGGCATTAGAGCGGCTTGTGGAAGAATATTTTCATCCAGCTGCCAAAAGGCTCGATGTGCGCAAACGTATTTTGTTACTAATGGGGCCTGTTAGTGGAGGGAAATCGACACTAGTAGCTATGCTTAAAAAAGGGTTAGAGACTTATTCAAGAACAGATAGGGGTGCGGTGTATGCCATTAAGGGCTGTCCAATGCACGAAGATCCGCTACATCTCATTCCGAAGCATTTAAGAGAAGATTTTTTTGAAGAATTTGGAATTCGTGTGGAAGGAAGTCTATCGCCATTAAATACAATGAGGTTACAAGAGGAATACGGTGGTCGAATTGAGGATGTCCTCGTTGAAAGAATCTTTTTCTCGGAGGATAAGCGGGTCGGAGTGGGTACGTTTAGTCCATCTGATCCTAAATCACAAGATATCGCGGATTTAACCGGCAGCATTGACTTTTCGACCATTGCAGAGTATGGATCGGAATCGGATCCAAGGGCGTATCGCTTTGACGGTGAGTTGAATAAAGCGAATCGAGGATTAATGGAATTTCAGGAAATGTTAAAGTGTGATGAGAAGTTTCTTTGGCATCTACTCTCATTGACCCAGGAGGGGAATTTCAAAGCAGGGCGATTTGCGTTAATTAGTGCGGATGAAATGATCGTCGCTCACACAAACGAAACAGAATACCGTTCATTTATTTCTAATAAAAAGAATGAAGCGCTTCATTCTCGGATTATTGTGATGCCGATTCCTTACAATTTGAGGTTATCTCAGGAGGAGCGAATTTACGAGAAAATGATTCGTGAAAGCGATGTAGCTGATGTGCATATTGCTCCTCATACGTTAAAAGTAGCCGCGATGTTTACGATTTTGACTCGATTGAAGGAGCCAAAGCGTGGAGATATTGACTTGATTAAAAAAATGAGGCTGTATGACGGGGAGAGCGTTGAAGGGTTTAATACGGCTGATGTCGAGCAATTGAAAAAAGAGTACCAAGATGAAGGAATGAGCGGCATTGATCCTCGTTATGTGATCAACCGGATTTCTTCAACAATCATTCGCAAGGAAGTGCCATCTATTAATGCCCTTGATGTGTTACGATCGCTGAAAGAAGGGTTGGATCAACATCCATCGATTACCAATGAGCTGCGGGAAAAATATTTAAACTTCATTTCAGTCGCTCGCAAAGAATATGACAATATCGCCAAAAAAGAAGTACAGAAAGCATTTGTTTATTCTTATGAAGAGTCGGCCAAAACGTTAATGGACAATTATTTAGATAATGTAGAGGCCTATTGTAATAAGTCAAAGCTTCATGATCAATTAACAGGGGAAGAGATCAGTCCAGATGAAAAGTTGATGCGTTCCATTGAAGAACAAATTGGCATATCGGAAAATGCGAAAAAAGCGTTCCGTGAAGAAATTTTGATTCGTATCTCTGCCTTTGCAAGAAAAGGGAAGCGATTTGATTATCATTCTCATGATCGTTTGCGTGAAGCCATCCAGAAGAAATTATTTGCCGACTTAAAGGACATCGTAAAGATTACGACTTCAACGAAAACGCCGGATGAACAGCAGTTGAAGAAAATTAATGAAGTGGTGGCTCGCTTAATTGATGATCATGGCTATAATTCGGTATCAGCGAATGATCTTTTACGATATGTTGGCAGTCTGTTAAACAGGTAG
- the yhbH gene encoding sporulation protein YhbH gives MSDNYHISRENWSLHRKGYDDQKRHKDKVQEAIRKNLPDLVTEESIIMSNGEEMIKIPIRSLDEYKIRYNYDKNKHVGQGDGDSQIGDVVARDGNSAEGPGKGSGAGDQAGQDYYEAEVSFMELEKAFFSELALPNLMQKEQAPFTVEDIEFNDIRKTGLMGNVDKKKTLMSAFKRNALTGEPKFHPIFPEDLKFRTWNEIEKPDSRAVVLAMMDTSGSMGVWEKYMARSFFFWMVRFLRTKYETVEIEFIAHHTEAKVVDEEHFFSKGESGGTICSSVYRKALELIEEKYDPIRYNIYPFHFSDGDNLSSDNARCVKLVEELMEKANIFGYGEVNQYNRNSTLMTSYKNIKNEKFRYYILRQKADVFYAMKKFFEKEES, from the coding sequence ATGAGTGACAATTACCATATTTCCCGGGAAAACTGGTCTCTCCATCGTAAAGGCTATGATGATCAGAAGAGACATAAGGATAAAGTGCAGGAAGCCATTCGTAAAAACCTCCCTGATTTAGTCACAGAAGAAAGCATTATTATGTCCAATGGCGAAGAAATGATTAAAATTCCCATTCGGTCGCTTGATGAATACAAAATTCGCTACAATTATGATAAGAATAAACATGTTGGTCAGGGGGATGGGGATAGTCAAATTGGTGATGTCGTGGCTCGGGATGGAAATTCTGCAGAAGGGCCGGGAAAAGGAAGCGGAGCAGGTGATCAAGCAGGGCAGGACTACTATGAAGCAGAAGTATCGTTTATGGAGCTTGAAAAGGCTTTTTTTAGCGAGTTAGCCCTTCCGAACTTAATGCAAAAAGAGCAAGCACCGTTTACAGTAGAGGATATTGAATTTAATGATATTCGCAAAACAGGTCTAATGGGAAATGTGGATAAAAAGAAAACGTTAATGAGTGCATTTAAAAGAAATGCTCTCACTGGTGAACCGAAATTTCATCCGATTTTTCCAGAGGATTTGAAGTTTCGCACATGGAATGAAATCGAAAAGCCAGATTCAAGAGCGGTAGTGTTAGCCATGATGGACACGAGCGGTTCGATGGGTGTATGGGAAAAGTATATGGCGAGAAGCTTCTTTTTTTGGATGGTTCGCTTTTTGCGGACAAAGTATGAAACGGTTGAAATCGAATTTATTGCTCATCATACAGAAGCAAAAGTCGTTGATGAAGAGCATTTTTTCTCTAAAGGTGAAAGTGGAGGGACGATTTGCTCCTCTGTTTATCGGAAAGCGTTAGAATTGATTGAAGAGAAATATGATCCAATCCGTTATAACATTTACCCATTCCACTTCTCCGATGGTGACAATCTCTCCTCTGACAATGCTCGCTGTGTCAAGCTTGTCGAAGAGCTGATGGAAAAAGCCAATATATTTGGATATGGAGAAGTCAATCAATATAACCGCAACAGTACGCTAATGACGTCCTATAAAAACATTAAAAATGAAAAATTTCGCTATTATATTTTGCGACAAAAAGCAGATGTTTTTTATGCAATGAAGAAATTTTTTGAAAAAGAGGAATCATAA
- a CDS encoding IclR family transcriptional regulator: MNQSVVKALKLLDFFLEGQKELTLGEITQKSGMPKPTVFRFLSSLEECGMLMKSRHTGQDVRYHLGLKLLELGNVVADQLEIRTISKPWMERLCHDVNEDVLLATLDGNEAVYIEKIESNQKVRLHIRVGKRSNLYTGSGPKLLLAFLSEEQRKNVIAQINIEENADHLIQSEEALFHHLEQIKNQGYSVSVGEQERETIGISYPIRDYSNQVIAALSVSGPVSRMHEQFLKEIQWKTKETALNISRELGYIE; the protein is encoded by the coding sequence ATGAATCAGAGCGTAGTGAAGGCTTTGAAACTACTTGATTTTTTTCTAGAAGGTCAGAAAGAATTAACATTGGGAGAAATCACGCAAAAATCAGGTATGCCGAAACCAACTGTTTTTCGCTTTCTTTCATCTTTAGAAGAATGCGGTATGCTAATGAAATCTAGACATACAGGTCAGGATGTACGCTACCATTTAGGATTGAAATTGCTTGAACTTGGAAATGTGGTGGCTGATCAATTGGAAATTCGTACCATTTCTAAACCATGGATGGAAAGACTGTGTCACGATGTGAATGAAGATGTATTGTTAGCTACTTTAGATGGAAATGAAGCTGTTTACATTGAGAAGATAGAAAGCAATCAAAAAGTCAGGTTACATATTCGAGTAGGTAAGCGCTCTAATTTATATACAGGATCAGGCCCCAAGTTATTATTAGCCTTTTTATCAGAAGAGCAACGAAAAAATGTCATTGCCCAAATAAATATTGAAGAAAATGCCGATCACTTGATTCAGTCGGAGGAAGCTCTTTTTCATCATTTAGAGCAAATTAAAAATCAAGGATACTCCGTAAGTGTTGGTGAGCAAGAGCGGGAGACAATAGGTATTTCTTATCCAATTCGAGATTATTCCAATCAAGTCATTGCCGCTCTTAGTGTAAGTGGACCCGTTAGTCGTATGCATGAGCAGTTTTTAAAGGAAATTCAATGGAAAACAAAAGAGACAGCCTTAAATATTTCTAGAGAACTCGGTTATATTGAATAA